In Xanthomonas sacchari, a genomic segment contains:
- a CDS encoding DUF6776 family protein, with protein MNRPVPRFQIVPNGAAPRRGRGLWLLLAGLWLLSLALTWWLASRQAAPRLSAVSAQLRDAERNLQAQQRQIETLNQRQATLARSDQISRAANNEVQSSLAERDEEIAGLRADVAFYERLVGATSQRKGLSVHSVEFSAEAGGTWRYNVVLTQNLNRGAISQGQLRLTVEGVRGGKLTSVGWDELHQKTGVPGQDYSFRYFQQLDGSVILPKGFTPQRVRVVLSGGGTPVSQTFDWTLAGNGKGE; from the coding sequence ATGAACCGACCCGTTCCCCGTTTCCAGATCGTGCCCAATGGCGCCGCGCCCCGTCGTGGCCGCGGGCTGTGGCTGCTGCTCGCCGGGCTGTGGCTGTTGTCGCTGGCGCTGACCTGGTGGCTGGCCAGCCGCCAGGCCGCGCCGCGGCTCAGTGCGGTCAGCGCGCAGCTGCGCGATGCCGAACGCAACCTGCAGGCGCAGCAGCGCCAGATCGAGACGCTCAACCAGCGCCAGGCCACCCTGGCCCGCTCCGACCAGATCAGCCGCGCCGCCAACAACGAGGTGCAGAGTTCGCTGGCCGAGCGCGACGAGGAGATCGCCGGGCTGCGGGCCGACGTGGCGTTCTACGAGCGCCTGGTCGGCGCCACCAGCCAGCGCAAGGGCTTGAGCGTGCATTCGGTGGAGTTCTCCGCCGAGGCCGGCGGCACCTGGCGCTACAACGTGGTGCTGACCCAGAACCTCAACCGCGGGGCGATCAGTCAGGGCCAGCTGCGCCTGACCGTGGAGGGCGTGCGCGGCGGCAAGCTGACCAGCGTCGGCTGGGACGAACTGCACCAGAAGACCGGTGTGCCCGGGCAGGACTACTCGTTCCGCTACTTCCAGCAACTGGATGGCAGCGTGATCCTGCCCAAGGGCTTCACGCCGCAACGGGTGCGGGTGGTACTGAGCGGCGGCGGGACGCCGGTCAGCCAGACCTTCGATTGGACATTGGCCGGTAACGGCAAAGGGGAATAA
- the nudC gene encoding NAD(+) diphosphatase, with translation MSDPTPDSFAFAGPAIDRADAVRTDPAALRRAWEQAQVLVLDADGHAHADADGRPLIASGAALGALAERAVFLGLDHGQAWFALAADALPQAPAPPQRIDLRRAAAEWPALEASLFAYARAMLHWQSRTRFCGVCGGTIALQRGGFLGVCTQCASEHYPRVDPAVIVAVSDGRRLLLGRQASWPARRYSVIAGFVEPGESLEQTVAREVAEETQVRVRPGSCRYYGAQPWPFPGALMLGFRAQAEADIPQVDGELEDTRWFEREEVGAALARLAAHGDSADDGHGLRLPPRISIARALIEDWYRHGAPA, from the coding sequence ATGTCCGATCCGACGCCCGACTCCTTCGCCTTCGCCGGTCCCGCGATCGACCGTGCCGATGCCGTGCGCACCGATCCGGCCGCGCTGCGCCGGGCCTGGGAACAGGCCCAGGTGCTGGTGCTGGACGCCGACGGCCATGCGCATGCCGACGCCGACGGACGCCCGTTGATCGCCAGCGGCGCCGCGCTGGGCGCGCTGGCGGAGCGGGCGGTCTTCCTTGGCCTGGATCACGGCCAGGCCTGGTTCGCGCTGGCCGCCGACGCGCTGCCGCAGGCGCCGGCGCCGCCGCAGCGCATCGACCTGCGCCGCGCCGCCGCCGAGTGGCCGGCGTTGGAGGCGAGCCTGTTCGCCTACGCCCGCGCGATGCTGCACTGGCAGTCGCGTACCCGCTTCTGCGGCGTGTGCGGCGGCACCATCGCGCTGCAGCGCGGCGGTTTCCTCGGCGTCTGCACGCAATGCGCCAGCGAGCACTATCCGCGGGTGGATCCGGCGGTGATCGTCGCGGTCAGCGACGGCCGGCGCCTGCTGCTGGGGCGCCAGGCGAGCTGGCCGGCGCGGCGCTACTCGGTGATCGCCGGCTTCGTCGAGCCGGGCGAATCACTGGAACAGACGGTGGCGCGCGAGGTGGCCGAAGAAACCCAGGTGCGGGTGCGGCCCGGCAGCTGCCGCTACTACGGCGCGCAGCCGTGGCCGTTTCCCGGCGCGCTGATGCTCGGCTTCCGCGCGCAGGCGGAGGCGGACATCCCGCAGGTGGACGGCGAGCTGGAAGACACGCGCTGGTTCGAGCGCGAGGAGGTCGGCGCCGCGCTGGCGCGGCTGGCTGCGCACGGCGACAGCGCCGACGACGGCCACGGCCTGCGCCTGCCGCCGCGCATCTCCATCGCCCGCGCCCTGATCGAGGACTGGTACCGGCACGGCGCGCCGGCCTGA
- a CDS encoding DUF4126 domain-containing protein, which yields MTDAHLFVIGILLAWLAGIRVYLTVFGVGLAGLLGWLDLPPALQATQSWWVLGTSGALALAEFFADKIPGVDSVWDLLQTLTRIPAGAFLAAATLSPDGQLGAGALATGAGVALTSHVLKAGTRALLNTSPEPASNWIASLAEDSVVIAALALALAHPWLALAVVLAASVLGALLVWWTWRLLWRGMRRLLAPAPTAAAQGTQPSRT from the coding sequence ATGACCGACGCCCATCTCTTCGTAATCGGCATCCTGCTGGCCTGGCTGGCCGGCATCCGCGTCTACCTGACCGTGTTCGGTGTCGGCCTGGCCGGCCTGCTCGGCTGGCTGGACCTGCCGCCGGCGCTGCAGGCCACGCAGTCGTGGTGGGTGCTCGGCACCTCCGGCGCGCTGGCGCTGGCGGAGTTCTTCGCCGACAAGATCCCCGGCGTGGACTCGGTCTGGGACCTGCTGCAGACCCTGACCCGGATTCCGGCCGGCGCCTTCCTGGCCGCGGCCACGCTCTCGCCCGACGGCCAGCTCGGCGCCGGCGCGCTGGCCACCGGCGCCGGCGTGGCGCTGACCAGCCATGTGCTCAAGGCCGGCACCCGCGCCCTGCTCAACACCTCGCCGGAACCGGCCAGCAACTGGATCGCCTCGCTGGCCGAGGATTCGGTGGTGATCGCCGCGCTGGCCCTGGCCCTGGCGCACCCATGGTTGGCGCTGGCCGTGGTGCTGGCGGCGAGCGTGCTCGGCGCGCTGCTGGTGTGGTGGACCTGGCGCCTGCTGTGGCGCGGCATGCGCCGCCTGCTGGCGCCGGCTCCGACCGCCGCGGCGCAAGGCACGCAGCCTTCGCGAACTTGA
- the erpA gene encoding iron-sulfur cluster insertion protein ErpA, producing the protein MSTLVSLPGAAPTPDYQSLERPLNFTAAAAAKVRELIREEGNDALALRVYIQGGGCSGFQYGFEFDENRAEDDLAVQTDQVTLLVDPLSLQYLMGAEVDYSEGLHGAQFVIRNPNAKTTCGCGSSFSV; encoded by the coding sequence ATGAGCACTCTCGTTTCCCTGCCCGGCGCCGCGCCCACGCCCGACTACCAGTCGCTGGAGCGGCCGTTGAACTTCACCGCGGCCGCCGCGGCCAAGGTGCGCGAGCTGATCCGCGAGGAAGGCAACGACGCGCTGGCGCTGCGCGTCTACATCCAGGGCGGCGGCTGTTCCGGCTTCCAGTACGGCTTCGAGTTCGACGAGAACCGCGCCGAGGACGACCTGGCGGTGCAGACCGACCAGGTCACCCTGCTGGTCGACCCGCTCAGCCTGCAGTACCTGATGGGTGCGGAAGTGGACTACAGCGAGGGCCTGCACGGGGCGCAGTTCGTGATCCGCAATCCCAACGCCAAGACCACCTGCGGGTGCGGCAGCAGCTTCAGCGTGTAG
- a CDS encoding EAL domain-containing protein, giving the protein MPANDAAPLSHREDPRARHVRAETPPPHYWRRWVGDAERAVPAEVDSDDRAADPVPAESTAAATPLASTDHDDGPADASAAAFVVADAGSDPAAQAAAAPYRVLIVEDDRAQALFAQSVLHGAGMHALVQMQAEGVQQAIVDYRPDLILMDLHMPGLDGMRLTTLIRQQPQHQLLPIVFLSGDADPELEYEVLDSGADDFLTKPIRPRHLIAAVSNRIRRARQQAQQGHAEAVPLNNPETGLPTRAHLLQLLDTALRTHRRGSLYFIEIASALGLRERYGYAAFERLMAQAGRRLAGITASQPLARLNDNSFLLLAEDRDADAQRQRAQGLRDTLSGHAFPLREDEALHLRCAIGYADFGHGFEDAGSALEAVERTALQARLQPQGIAAYVPPRVEEDLQRIAMLEGQLEPAYQPIVAVAGGDIAQYQVLLRLRQRDGSLLSAGQVLPAAEAIGRIADLDQQVLDHALGLLHLYQHATPPLRLFVSQSSRTLARTAFAEWLIDTIGRRGVTGTSLVIDLRLDDALVHTATLQQFCARLMPLGVQFCISQFEPGAEAEALLAHLPLGYLRLSARFAGAHADPDLRDQLRATIDLAHRAGLLIIGQQIEQAQAAAAMWMGGVDFIQGNLVQSVGDQLNFDFQNAVL; this is encoded by the coding sequence ATGCCCGCCAACGACGCCGCTCCGCTTTCCCATCGCGAGGACCCGCGCGCGCGCCATGTCCGCGCCGAGACCCCGCCGCCGCACTACTGGCGCCGCTGGGTCGGCGACGCGGAGCGCGCGGTGCCCGCCGAGGTCGACTCCGATGACCGCGCGGCCGATCCCGTGCCCGCCGAATCCACGGCAGCCGCCACGCCGCTGGCCAGCACCGACCACGACGACGGCCCGGCCGACGCCAGCGCGGCCGCCTTCGTGGTCGCCGACGCCGGCTCCGATCCTGCCGCGCAGGCCGCGGCCGCGCCCTACCGCGTGCTGATCGTCGAGGACGATCGTGCGCAGGCGCTGTTCGCGCAGAGCGTGCTGCACGGCGCCGGCATGCATGCGCTGGTGCAGATGCAGGCCGAAGGCGTGCAGCAGGCCATCGTCGACTACCGGCCGGACCTGATCCTGATGGACCTGCACATGCCGGGACTGGACGGCATGCGCCTGACCACGCTGATCCGCCAGCAGCCGCAGCACCAGTTGCTGCCGATCGTGTTCCTGTCCGGCGACGCGGATCCGGAACTGGAATACGAAGTGCTCGACAGCGGCGCCGACGATTTCCTGACCAAGCCGATCCGGCCGCGGCACCTGATCGCCGCGGTCTCCAACCGCATCCGCCGCGCCCGCCAGCAGGCGCAGCAGGGCCACGCCGAGGCGGTGCCGCTGAACAATCCCGAGACCGGCCTGCCGACCCGCGCCCATCTGCTGCAGCTGCTGGACACGGCGCTGCGCACGCACCGCCGCGGCAGCCTGTACTTCATCGAGATCGCCAGCGCGCTCGGCCTGCGCGAACGCTACGGCTACGCCGCGTTCGAGCGGCTGATGGCGCAGGCCGGGCGCCGCCTGGCCGGCATCACCGCGTCGCAGCCGCTGGCGCGGCTCAACGACAATAGCTTCCTGCTGCTGGCCGAGGACCGCGATGCCGACGCGCAGCGGCAACGCGCGCAGGGCCTGCGCGACACCCTGTCCGGCCACGCCTTCCCGCTGCGCGAGGACGAGGCGCTGCACCTGCGCTGCGCGATCGGCTATGCCGACTTCGGCCATGGCTTCGAGGATGCCGGCAGCGCCCTGGAAGCGGTCGAACGCACCGCGCTGCAGGCGCGGCTGCAGCCGCAGGGCATCGCCGCCTACGTGCCGCCGCGCGTAGAGGAGGACCTGCAGCGCATCGCGATGCTGGAAGGGCAACTGGAACCGGCCTACCAGCCGATCGTCGCCGTCGCCGGCGGCGACATCGCCCAGTACCAGGTACTGCTGCGCCTGCGCCAGCGCGACGGCAGCCTGCTCTCGGCCGGCCAGGTGCTGCCGGCCGCCGAGGCCATCGGACGCATCGCCGACCTCGACCAGCAGGTGCTGGACCACGCGCTGGGCCTGCTGCATCTGTACCAGCACGCCACCCCGCCGCTGCGCCTGTTCGTCTCGCAGTCCTCGCGCACGCTGGCGCGCACCGCCTTCGCCGAATGGCTGATCGACACCATCGGCCGCCGCGGCGTCACCGGCACCTCGCTGGTGATCGACCTGCGCCTGGACGATGCGTTGGTCCATACCGCCACGCTGCAGCAGTTCTGCGCGCGGCTGATGCCGCTGGGCGTGCAGTTCTGCATCAGCCAGTTCGAACCGGGCGCCGAGGCCGAAGCGCTGCTCGCGCATTTGCCGCTGGGCTATCTGCGCCTGTCGGCGCGCTTCGCCGGCGCGCATGCCGATCCCGATCTGCGCGAC
- a CDS encoding bactofilin family protein yields MFGNKNSRSSGQTVVDTLIGAQVVIRGDLVFSGGLYVEGRILGKVVAEDGAPATLTLSEHGSIEGEVRAPVVIINGQLIGDVHAAERVELAPKARVQGNVHYQVVEMNAGAQLTGRLIHAGSLAALAPPEAHREQAAGDAEPPRALTAEA; encoded by the coding sequence ATGTTTGGGAACAAGAACAGCCGCAGCAGCGGCCAGACCGTGGTCGACACGCTGATCGGCGCGCAGGTGGTGATCCGTGGCGACCTGGTGTTCAGCGGCGGGCTCTACGTGGAAGGGCGCATTCTCGGCAAGGTCGTGGCCGAGGACGGCGCGCCGGCCACGCTGACCCTGTCCGAGCACGGCAGCATCGAGGGCGAGGTGCGCGCGCCGGTGGTGATCATCAACGGCCAGCTGATCGGCGACGTGCACGCCGCCGAGCGGGTGGAACTGGCGCCGAAGGCGCGGGTGCAGGGCAACGTGCACTACCAGGTGGTGGAGATGAACGCCGGCGCGCAGCTGACCGGGCGCCTGATCCACGCCGGCAGCCTCGCCGCGCTGGCGCCGCCGGAAGCGCACCGCGAGCAGGCCGCCGGCGACGCCGAGCCGCCGCGCGCGCTCACCGCCGAGGCTTGA